From Streptomyces yatensis, one genomic window encodes:
- a CDS encoding metal-dependent hydrolase has product MMGPAHSLSGAAAWLGVGAAAAAAGHSMPWPVLVAGALICAGAALAPDLDHKAATISRAFGPISKGLCEVIDKLSYSVYKATRKQGDPRRSGGHRTLTHTWVWAVLIGAGASALALVGGRWAVLGILFVHMVLAVEGLLWRAARVSSDVLVWLLGAASAWILADVLHRPGNGSDWLFSAPGQEYLWLGLPIVLGALVHDIGDALTVSGCPILWPIPIGRKRWYALGPPKGMRFRAGSWVELKVLMPVFMLLGGMGGLAALGVI; this is encoded by the coding sequence ATGATGGGACCGGCGCATTCGCTGTCCGGAGCGGCGGCCTGGCTGGGGGTGGGGGCGGCTGCCGCGGCGGCCGGCCACTCGATGCCCTGGCCGGTGCTGGTCGCCGGCGCGCTGATTTGCGCGGGAGCGGCGCTCGCCCCCGACCTCGATCACAAGGCGGCGACCATATCGCGCGCCTTCGGGCCCATCTCCAAGGGACTGTGCGAGGTGATCGACAAGCTCTCGTACTCCGTCTACAAGGCGACCAGGAAGCAGGGCGACCCGCGCCGCTCGGGCGGCCACCGCACCCTCACCCACACCTGGGTATGGGCGGTGCTGATCGGCGCCGGAGCCTCGGCGCTCGCCCTGGTCGGCGGGCGCTGGGCGGTGCTGGGCATCCTCTTCGTGCATATGGTGCTGGCCGTCGAGGGGCTGCTGTGGCGCGCCGCCCGGGTCTCCAGCGATGTCCTGGTGTGGTTGCTCGGCGCGGCCAGCGCCTGGATCCTCGCCGATGTGCTGCACCGGCCGGGCAACGGCTCGGACTGGCTGTTCAGCGCACCGGGCCAGGAGTACCTCTGGCTCGGCCTGCCGATCGTGCTCGGCGCCCTGGTCCACGACATCGGGGACGCGCTCACCGTCTCCGGCTGCCCGATCCTGTGGCCCATCCCGATCGGCCGCAAGCGCTGGTACGCGCTCGGCCCGCCCAAGGGCATGCGCTTCCGAGCCGGCAGCTGGGTCGAGCTGAAGGTGCTGATGCCGGTCTTCATGCTGCTCGGCGGCATGGGCGGACTGGCCGCCCTCGGCGTCATCTGA
- a CDS encoding DEAD/DEAH box helicase — translation MTLIDQLPSDADPDALFEAFSTWVEERGISLYPAQEEALIEVVSGANVILSTPTGSGKSLVAAGAHFAALARDQVTFYTAPIKALVSEKFFELCKLFGTENVGMLTGDASVNADAPVICCTAEVLASIALRDGKDADIGQVVMDEFHFYAEPDRGWAWQIPLLELPQAQFILMSATLGDVSRFEGDLTRRTGRPTAVVRSATRPVPLSYEYRTTPLTETLTELLETQQAPVYIVHFTQAAAVERAQALMSINMCSRAEKDEIASLIGNFRFTTKFGRNLSRYVRHGIGVHHAGMLPKYRRLVEKLAQAGLLKVICGTDTLGVGVNVPIRTVLFTALTKYDGQRVRTLRAREFHQIAGRAGRAGFDTAGFVVAQAPEHVVENEKALAKAGDDPKKRRKVVRKKAPEGFVNWGQNTFEKLIASEPEPLTSRFRVTHAMLLSVIARPGNAFEGMRRLLEDNHEPRKNQLRHIRRAIAIYRSLLDGGVVERVEPQGADGADGGAPIVRLTVDLQQDFALNQPLSTFALAAFELLDPESPSYALDMVSVVESTLDDPRQILAAQQNKARGEAVAAMKADGVEYEERMERLQDISYPKPLEELLFHAYGLYRKSHPWVGDHPLSPKSVIRDMYERAMTFTEFTSFYDLARTEGIVLRYLASSYKALDHTVPDDLKSDDFQDIVAWLGEMVRQVDSSLLDEWEQLANPEDESAEEAQERADQVRPVTANARAFRVLVRNAMFRRVELAALDKVAELGEMDADSGWDEDAWAEAMDGYWEEYEELGTGPQARGPKLLLIEEDPEHGLWRVRQTFDDPNGDHDWGISAEVDLAASDEEGRAVVRVTDVGQL, via the coding sequence GTGACTCTTATCGATCAGCTGCCGAGCGACGCCGACCCCGACGCACTTTTCGAGGCGTTCTCCACCTGGGTCGAGGAGCGGGGCATCTCCCTGTACCCCGCCCAGGAGGAAGCGCTGATCGAGGTGGTGTCCGGGGCGAATGTCATCCTGTCCACCCCCACCGGATCGGGCAAGAGCCTGGTGGCGGCGGGCGCCCACTTCGCCGCGCTCGCCCGGGACCAGGTCACCTTCTACACCGCGCCGATCAAGGCCCTGGTATCGGAGAAGTTCTTCGAGCTGTGCAAGCTCTTCGGCACCGAGAACGTCGGGATGCTGACCGGGGACGCGTCGGTCAACGCGGACGCGCCGGTCATCTGCTGTACGGCCGAGGTGCTGGCGTCCATCGCCCTGCGGGACGGCAAGGACGCCGACATCGGCCAGGTGGTGATGGACGAGTTCCACTTCTATGCGGAGCCGGACCGGGGCTGGGCGTGGCAGATCCCTCTGCTGGAGCTGCCGCAGGCGCAGTTCATCCTGATGTCGGCGACGCTCGGTGATGTGAGCCGGTTCGAGGGCGACCTGACCCGGCGCACCGGGCGGCCGACCGCGGTCGTGCGGTCCGCGACCCGGCCGGTGCCGCTGAGCTACGAATACCGGACGACGCCGCTGACCGAAACGCTGACCGAGCTGCTGGAGACCCAGCAGGCGCCGGTCTACATCGTGCACTTCACACAGGCGGCGGCGGTCGAGCGTGCCCAGGCGCTGATGAGCATCAATATGTGCTCGCGCGCCGAGAAGGACGAGATCGCCTCGCTGATCGGCAACTTCCGGTTCACCACCAAGTTCGGCCGCAACCTGTCCCGTTACGTCCGGCACGGGATCGGCGTGCACCATGCGGGCATGCTGCCCAAGTACCGGCGGCTGGTGGAGAAGCTGGCGCAGGCCGGGCTGCTCAAGGTCATCTGCGGTACGGACACCCTCGGCGTGGGCGTCAATGTGCCCATCCGCACCGTCCTGTTCACCGCGCTGACCAAGTACGACGGTCAGCGGGTGCGGACGCTGCGGGCCCGGGAGTTCCACCAGATCGCGGGCCGGGCCGGCCGGGCCGGTTTCGACACCGCGGGCTTTGTGGTGGCCCAGGCGCCCGAGCACGTCGTCGAGAACGAGAAGGCGCTCGCGAAGGCCGGGGACGATCCGAAGAAGCGCCGCAAGGTGGTCCGCAAGAAGGCGCCGGAGGGCTTCGTCAACTGGGGCCAGAACACCTTCGAGAAGCTCATCGCCTCCGAACCCGAGCCGCTCACCTCCCGGTTCCGGGTCACCCACGCGATGCTGCTGTCGGTCATCGCCCGGCCCGGCAACGCCTTCGAGGGGATGCGCCGCCTGCTGGAGGACAACCACGAGCCGCGCAAGAACCAGCTCCGGCACATCCGCCGCGCCATCGCGATCTACCGCTCGCTGCTGGACGGCGGGGTGGTCGAGCGGGTGGAGCCACAGGGCGCCGACGGTGCGGACGGGGGCGCCCCGATCGTCCGGCTGACGGTGGATCTGCAGCAGGACTTCGCCCTCAACCAGCCGCTGTCCACCTTCGCGCTGGCCGCCTTCGAGCTGCTGGACCCCGAATCGCCCTCCTACGCCCTGGACATGGTCTCGGTCGTCGAGTCGACGCTGGACGATCCCCGGCAGATCCTGGCGGCGCAGCAGAACAAGGCGCGCGGTGAGGCGGTCGCCGCGATGAAGGCGGACGGCGTCGAGTACGAGGAGCGCATGGAGCGGCTCCAGGACATCTCCTACCCCAAGCCGCTGGAGGAGTTGCTCTTCCACGCGTACGGGCTCTACCGCAAGAGCCATCCCTGGGTCGGTGACCACCCGCTGTCGCCCAAGTCGGTGATCCGCGACATGTACGAGCGGGCGATGACCTTCACCGAGTTCACCTCGTTCTACGACCTGGCGCGGACCGAGGGCATTGTGCTGCGCTACCTGGCCAGCTCCTACAAGGCCCTGGACCACACCGTGCCGGACGACCTGAAGTCCGACGACTTCCAGGACATCGTCGCCTGGCTCGGCGAGATGGTGCGGCAGGTCGACTCCAGCCTCCTCGACGAGTGGGAGCAACTGGCCAATCCGGAGGACGAGTCGGCGGAGGAGGCGCAGGAGCGCGCCGACCAGGTCAGGCCGGTCACCGCGAACGCCCGCGCCTTCCGCGTGCTGGTGCGCAACGCGATGTTCCGCCGGGTGGAGCTGGCCGCTTTGGACAAGGTCGCCGAGCTCGGGGAGATGGACGCCGACTCCGGCTGGGACGAGGACGCCTGGGCGGAGGCGATGGACGGGTACTGGGAGGAGTACGAGGAGCTCGGCACCGGGCCGCAGGCCCGCGGGCCGAAGCTGCTGCTGATCGAGGAGGACCCCGAGCACGGCCTGTGGCGGGTGCGGCAGACCTTCGACGATCCGAACGGCGACCACGACTGGGGCATCTCGGCGGAGGTCGATCTCGCCGCCTCCGACGAGGAGGGCCGGGCCGTGGTCCGGGTCACCGACGTGGGCCAACTGTAG
- a CDS encoding acyl-CoA thioesterase: protein MTNPAERLVDLLDLERIEQDIFRGLSPDESLQRVFGGQVAGQALVAAGRTTDGLRPVHSLHAYFLRPGRPGVPIVYQVERIRDGRSFTTRRVVAIQQGRTIFNLTASFHSAEPGIEQQLPMPEVPGPEGLPTLADEVRSHLGALPEAFARMERRQPFDVRYVERLRWTDEDLKGVEPRSAVWMRAVGPLGDDPLVHTCALTYASDMMLLDAVRMPVEPLWGPRGFDMASLDHAMWFHRPFRTDEWFLYDQESPVATGGRGLARGRIYDRAGRLLVSVVQEGLFRPLRPAEGAAGGAAEGAADGG, encoded by the coding sequence ATGACCAATCCCGCCGAGCGCCTGGTCGATCTGCTCGATCTGGAACGGATCGAGCAGGACATCTTCCGCGGCCTCAGCCCCGATGAATCGCTGCAGCGGGTGTTCGGCGGGCAGGTGGCGGGCCAGGCGCTGGTGGCCGCCGGACGGACCACCGACGGGCTGCGTCCGGTGCACTCGCTGCACGCGTACTTCCTGCGGCCGGGACGGCCGGGCGTGCCCATCGTGTACCAGGTGGAGCGAATCCGGGACGGGCGCTCCTTCACCACCCGCCGGGTCGTCGCCATCCAGCAGGGTCGCACGATCTTCAATCTGACGGCCTCCTTTCATTCTGCTGAGCCGGGTATCGAGCAGCAGCTGCCGATGCCCGAGGTGCCCGGGCCGGAAGGTCTGCCGACTCTCGCCGACGAGGTCCGCTCCCATCTGGGAGCGCTCCCCGAGGCGTTCGCCCGCATGGAGCGCCGGCAGCCCTTCGACGTCCGCTATGTGGAGCGGCTGCGCTGGACGGACGAGGACTTAAAGGGCGTGGAACCGCGCAGCGCCGTATGGATGCGCGCGGTGGGGCCGCTCGGGGACGACCCGCTGGTGCACACCTGCGCGCTCACCTATGCGAGCGACATGATGCTGCTGGACGCGGTGCGGATGCCGGTCGAGCCGCTGTGGGGCCCACGGGGCTTCGACATGGCCTCGCTGGATCACGCCATGTGGTTCCACCGGCCGTTCCGCACGGATGAGTGGTTTCTCTACGACCAGGAGTCGCCCGTGGCCACCGGCGGCCGGGGACTGGCGCGCGGCAGGATCTACGACCGTGCGGGCCGGCTGCTGGTGTCGGTGGTGCAGGAGGGGCTGTTCCGCCCGCTGCGGCCCGCCGAAGGTGCTGCCGGAGGAGCGGCCGAAGGCGCCGCCGACGGTGGCTGA